In Halorubrum sp. BV1, the following proteins share a genomic window:
- a CDS encoding NADH-quinone oxidoreductase subunit H: MGTAPAQLFPEWLAETFGLPGVLGEVVAALIAAAVVGNIVLAFTGVAGPWAKRKITAAFTDRIAVNRVGPFGLLIIPASAVQLLAKELIVPEGVDRPSWDIAPIILPASALLGFAVIPMGRLGPINFHLADPEVGFALVFAFASIASISLVMAGYASSNKYSLLGGLRAVAQNLAYEIPLIVTAMSVVIFAGTLQMSGIVGAQTETLVTIAGFDIPAWYAFVNPFAFVLFLTANLAEIGRNPFDIPEAPTEIVAGYQTEYSSAYFVLFYLGEFVHIFLGGAILAVTFLGGASGPGPESIGFIWFVVKLWAFFLFTQWARSALPRVRIDQLIEIGWKGMLVLSFANLVLTAVIVGVIA; this comes from the coding sequence ATGGGGACGGCACCCGCACAGCTGTTCCCCGAGTGGCTTGCAGAGACGTTCGGACTGCCGGGCGTGCTCGGCGAGGTCGTCGCGGCGCTCATCGCCGCGGCGGTCGTCGGCAACATCGTGCTCGCGTTCACGGGCGTTGCGGGTCCGTGGGCAAAACGGAAGATCACAGCCGCGTTCACGGACCGAATCGCGGTCAACCGCGTCGGGCCCTTCGGGTTGCTCATCATCCCGGCGTCAGCGGTTCAGCTGCTCGCGAAGGAGCTTATCGTCCCCGAGGGCGTCGACCGCCCCTCCTGGGACATTGCGCCCATCATCCTGCCGGCGTCCGCGCTTTTAGGCTTCGCCGTGATCCCGATGGGGCGGCTCGGCCCGATAAACTTCCACCTCGCCGACCCCGAAGTCGGGTTCGCGCTGGTGTTCGCGTTCGCGTCCATCGCGTCGATATCGCTTGTGATGGCCGGCTACGCGTCGAGCAACAAGTACTCGCTTTTGGGCGGGCTCCGCGCGGTCGCACAGAATCTCGCCTATGAGATCCCGCTCATCGTCACGGCGATGTCCGTCGTGATCTTCGCGGGGACGCTCCAGATGAGCGGCATCGTCGGCGCGCAGACGGAGACGCTCGTCACGATCGCCGGGTTCGATATTCCGGCGTGGTACGCGTTCGTGAACCCGTTCGCGTTCGTGTTGTTCCTCACGGCGAACCTCGCTGAAATCGGACGAAACCCGTTCGACATCCCGGAGGCACCCACCGAGATCGTCGCCGGGTACCAGACCGAGTACTCCTCGGCGTACTTCGTCCTCTTTTATCTCGGCGAGTTCGTGCACATCTTCCTCGGCGGCGCGATCCTCGCCGTGACGTTCCTCGGCGGCGCGTCCGGCCCCGGGCCGGAGAGTATCGGCTTCATCTGGTTCGTGGTGAAGCTCTGGGCCTTCTTCCTGTTCACGCAGTGGGCCCGCTCCGCGCTGCCGCGCGTCCGCATCGACCAGCTCATCGAGATCGGCTGGAAGGGCATGCTGGTGCTGTCGTTCGCGAACCTGGTTCTCACGGCCGTAATCGTGGGGGTGATCGCGTAA
- a CDS encoding NADH-quinone oxidoreductase subunit I, which produces MIGLMKSMATTMKHALDGSTFTVEYPEDAPEVSPRFRGVHKFSQERCIWCRQCENVCPNDTIQIVQDDQRNGEQYNLHIGQCIYCRLCEEVCPVDAILLTQNFEFTADTKDDFVFNKEQLKNVPWYKGIDPLESRNPDRSAWIGEGDGEVDYQ; this is translated from the coding sequence ATGATCGGACTCATGAAATCCATGGCGACGACGATGAAACACGCGCTGGACGGGTCGACGTTCACGGTGGAATACCCGGAGGACGCCCCCGAGGTGAGCCCGCGGTTCCGCGGCGTTCACAAGTTCAGCCAAGAGCGGTGCATCTGGTGTCGACAGTGCGAGAACGTCTGCCCGAACGACACGATCCAGATCGTTCAAGACGACCAGCGCAACGGGGAGCAGTACAACCTCCACATCGGCCAGTGCATCTACTGCCGGCTCTGTGAGGAAGTCTGTCCCGTCGACGCGATCTTGTTGACCCAGAACTTCGAGTTCACCGCCGACACGAAAGACGACTTCGTGTTCAACAAAGAACAGCTCAAGAACGTCCCGTGGTACAAGGGAATCGACCCGCTGGAATCCCGAAACCCCGATCGCAGCGCGTGGATCGGGGAGGGAGACGGCGAGGTCGACTACCAATAG
- a CDS encoding NADH-quinone oxidoreductase subunit J, which produces MVYATIAFGLFAAVTLAFSLGVVLARDVFHAALLLGGALTSVAVHYVMLQAEFIAAMQILVYVGGVLILVTFAVMLTRMDTETEVNSA; this is translated from the coding sequence ATGGTTTATGCTACCATCGCGTTCGGGCTGTTCGCCGCTGTCACGCTGGCGTTCAGTCTCGGGGTCGTCTTAGCGCGCGACGTGTTCCACGCCGCGTTGCTTCTGGGCGGTGCCCTGACGAGCGTCGCGGTGCACTACGTGATGTTACAGGCGGAGTTCATCGCCGCCATGCAGATCCTCGTCTACGTCGGCGGGGTTCTCATTCTCGTCACGTTCGCCGTGATGCTCACGCGAATGGACACGGAAACGGAGGTGAATAGCGCGTGA